Proteins encoded by one window of Aphis gossypii isolate Hap1 chromosome X, ASM2018417v2, whole genome shotgun sequence:
- the LOC114132242 gene encoding transcriptional adapter 2B-like: MDNTCTYCQDVIDSLTVVCLECSYFQLCLACYSHGAEIGDHKNNHGYKLKGQKSPGQYLVTIDGWTGDELMHILDFAEQYSFGCWDELPRNIINRTQSEIKLQFAKYFLDGTIGRLTWGTIKKPQLEDRTVHFKLNESVTHLSGLSKAQYAEIGYNPIRDEFELENDFDNNAEAVLSITSEWNDFGDDYNLACIDMYCARLFEREYAKEVVHDYQLMDKYYFTKDKPKRRLTPEERSVISIENQIKKFSRYLTEVELWSLNIRLQQEYMLKKRREELIYYRKNGITKLYDIIKFNLLHYSMVVDEQSEQSSSDVLTPAPIKRGEKKRKKRKRPKLFHKKNHVYHRTPQYIAALNRVLTQNNDTEDNSD; encoded by the exons ATGGATAACACTTGTACATATTGTCAAGATGTCATAGACAGTTTAACTGTAGTATGTTTGGAatgttcatattttcaattatgttTGGCC tgttatAGCCACGGAGCAGAAATCGgagatcataaaaataatcatggatataagttaaaa ggTCAAAAATCTCCTGGACAGTATTTAGTTACTATAGATGGATGGACTGGTGATGAACTCATGCATATTTTAGACTTTGCTGAACAATATTCTTTTGGGTGTTGGGATGAGTTaccaagaaatataataaatcgaaCTCAATCAG aaatcaAATTACAATTTGCTAAATATTTCTTGGATGGTACGATTGGAAGGCTAACATGGGGTACAATTAAGAAACCACAATTAGAAGATCGCACAGTCCATTTCAAACTTAATGAAAGTGTTACTCATTTATCTGGATTATCTAAAGCACAGTATGCTGAAATTGGATACAATCCAATAAGAGATGAATTTGAATTG GaaaatgattttgataataatgcaGAAGCAGTTTTAAGTATTACATCAGAATGGAATGATTTCGGAgatg attataatcttGCGTGTATCGATATGTATTGTGCACGTTTATTTGAGCGTGAGTACGCTAAAGAAGTAGTTCATGATTATCAATTGatggataaatattattttactaaagatAAACCCAAACGCAGATTAACACCAGAGGAACG aaGTGTTATAAgcattgaaaatcaaataaaaaaatttagccGATATTTAACTGAAGTTGAACTGTGGTCATTAAATATACGCCTGCAACAagaatatatgttaaaaaaacggCGTGAAGAACTAATCTATTAcagaaaaaatggaattacaaagttatacgatattataaaatttaatcttttaCATTATAGCATGGTCGTAGATG aacaaTCTGAACAATCTTCTTCTGATGTTTTAACTCCGGCACCTATCAAACGCGGTGAAAAGAAAAGG aaaaaacgaAAACGTCCCAAATTATTCCATAAAAAGAATCATGTTTATCATCGTACACCTCAATATATTGCTGCTCTGAATAGAGTATTGACTCAAAATAATGACACTGAAGATAATTCTGATTAA